AAACTAACTTTTTTCGCGAATTTGATATCTGTTTTCAACGCTCGCGATGTACTATTGAAATTATCCGATTCTAATCAGGGTCGATGTGCAGATGTGTTTTGGGTGAGATCGTGCTTTTGTTTAGTATTGATAGAGAAAAGTAATGCTAATTTTTTTGGGAAAATTAGTTAGCTTATAATCATAACATATAATTAATTGGCAAGAGTTCTAGTTAACTTGGTTAGGGCTATGGATTTATTAAAAAATCGGTTTGTGCAGTCGTTGGGAGTCGGGGCGTTTTTTTACCTCCTAATGCTTTCCTTAAATTGGGTGGTGTTGTTCACCCTGAGAATTCTTGAATCTTTTTCCAGTTGGTATCGATACCGCGCCGCTCCCTATTCCTTCCAAATCAGTATCGGGGTGACGCTGGCCTATTTGCTGATCACGGCCGTCTTGAGTAGCCAGCGCGATTAGATACCTTTGCTGCCGCGTTGTCGGTAGTAAAACGTAGGGCGCGTTAGACTGCAAAAATTGCTGCTTTGACTGGAAGGAGACAATCCGTCGTAAAGCACCACCTATCATCAACATTTACTCGTACCGGCGGTTACGTTTGCGGATAATCCAGAGGATAAACCAGATAACCAGGGCAAGTAGGGCGATTTTTGACACAGGAGCCAGATATTCTTCCACAAGGGGGTAATTCTTCCCTAAAAAGTAACCTGCTGCCGTTAAAAAAACGACCCAGAGGGTCGTGCCGATGGTGGAGTAAACTAAAAAGGGAATCATCGCCATGTGATTCATCCCGGCAGGCAGGGAAATCAAAGTTCGTACTCCGGGGACCAAACGACAGAGTAAAACCGCTTTACTACCGTGACGGTTAAACCATTGATTGGCTTTTTGAATATCTTTAGCGGAAACGGTAATCCATTTGCCGTATTTATCGGCTAGTTTTTCAATTTTTTCCTCATCTACAACCCGACCGAGATAATACCAAGGTAGCGCTCCGACTACGGTTCCGACAATCCCCGCTACCACTGCCGGAATAAATTCCATTTGTCCCTCATGGACGGTAAAACCCGCTAGGGGCATAATTAATTCCGAGGGAATGGGCGGAAAAAGATTCTCTAAAAACATTAATAGGGCTATGCCTAAATAGCCCATAGAAGTCATTGTATTTGTAATCCATTCAGTCATAATTTTTTAGGATTTAGAAAACAGTTTTAAAGTAAAGTATTTTCGGTAAACAGTGAACTGATAACTGATAACTGATAACTGATAACTGATATTAGGTTCCAGAAGTCCAGGAGTTGATATATTCTAATTGGGCTTCGGTGAGGGTATCGATTTCAATCCCCATGGCTTGCAGTTTCAAGCGGGCGATTTCTTGGTCTAATTCGTAGGGAATCGAGTAGATGCCGGGGGCTAATTTACCTTGATTTTTAACCAAGTATTCTACACCGATTGCCTGGTTAGCGAAACTCATATCCATAACGGCGCTAGGATGACCTTCGGCGGCGGCGAGGTTAACTAGGCGACCTTCACCGATAACAACGACGGATTTACCGCTTTTTAGCCTATATTGTTGGGTAAAGTTGCGAACTTCCTTAACATTATCGGCTTTTGCGCCTAAAGCTTGCAGGTCGATTTCAATATCAAAGTGACCAGAGTTGGAAACAATCGCCCCATCTTTCATCAGGTCAAAATGTTCGGCCCGGATAACGTGCTTGTTACCAGTGACGGTGATGAAGATATCGCCTTCCTTAGCGGCTTCATCCATGGGCATAACCCGGAAACCGTCCATCGCCGCTTCAATGGCACGCACGGCGTTGATTTCGGTGACAATTACATTAGAGCCTAAACCTTTGGCCCGCATAGCCACACCTTTACCACACCAACCATAACCAGCCACAACCACCGTTTTACCGGCGAGGAGGATATTGGTGGCGCGAATGATACCATCAAGGGTAGATTGACCTGTACCGTAGCGATTATCAAAGAAATGCTTGGTTTCTGCGTCGTTAACGTTCATTGCGGGGAAGGATAATACCCCGGCTTTGAGCATGGCTTGCAAACGGACGATACCGGTGGTAGTTTCTTCGGTAGTACCGATAATGTCGGGTAATTGGTGACTTCTTTCTTTAACCAGGGTGGCCACTACATCACAGCCATCATCGATGATAATCTGGGGTTTATGATCGAGGGCGATTTGAACGTGACGGTGATAGGTGTCGTTATCTTCCCCTTTGATTGCATAAACGGGGATGCCGTAATCAGCCACTAAACAAGCGGCCACATCATCTTGGGTGGAAAGGGGATTACTAGCAATTAGTAACGCATCAGCGCCACCAGCTTTTAGCGCGATGGCCAAATTAGCGGTTTCGGTGGTAACGTGACAGCAAGCGACTAAACGCAGTCCGGCAAAGGGTTTTTCGATAGCGTAACGTTCCGCTAATTGACGCAAAACGGGCATTTCCCGTCCGGCCCATTCGATGCGCTGTTTGCCGATGGGGGCTAAACTAATATCTTTAATGTCGTATTTCTGTTGAACTGGTGTTGCTACCATAAGGGGTTTTCCTTAAATACAAGCCTCGGCTATTGGTTAATTTAACTTAACATTGTCTGGGGATTTTCGCCAATGTCAAGCTTTCCACCGGTTTTTTATATAGGAAAAAGTTATCAATCAGATTTACACTGGGTTACGCATTTTTTAATAACCATGTTCAGCCAGAAATTCTAGGCTAATCTCGCTAGGAGGGTGATAAGAACGCATTCCTAACAATTTTTCCACATATTTGCCTAAAATATCCCCTTCTAGATTCACCCAATCGCCTAATTTTAAATGGGAAAGATTGGTTTCGGCGTAGGTGTGGGGAATGACTGCCACTTTAAACCAGCTGCCGGAGGCATCACAATCGGCCACGGTTAAACTAATGCCATTAACAGCTATACTGCCCTTACCAACGATATAACGAGCTATGTAGTTATTCCACTGTTCTTCTAGGGAACTAGGGGCAGCAAAGGTCATTTCCCAAGAATTAGCCACGATTATCGATTCGACTAAACAACCAATACCGTCCACATGGCCGGTGACAAAATGACCGCCGATTTTACT
This portion of the Microcystis aeruginosa NIES-2549 genome encodes:
- a CDS encoding riboflavin synthase, with the translated sequence MFTGLIQALATIRVVDTDRLYLSVSSDTIIQDLMIGDSVAVDGVCLTVEEILPEGFLATASPETLQRTTLGRRIKTETNVNLETSLRVGSKIGGHFVTGHVDGIGCLVESIIVANSWEMTFAAPSSLEEQWNNYIARYIVGKGSIAVNGISLTVADCDASGSWFKVAVIPHTYAETNLSHLKLGDWVNLEGDILGKYVEKLLGMRSYHPPSEISLEFLAEHGY
- a CDS encoding DedA family protein; protein product: MTEWITNTMTSMGYLGIALLMFLENLFPPIPSELIMPLAGFTVHEGQMEFIPAVVAGIVGTVVGALPWYYLGRVVDEEKIEKLADKYGKWITVSAKDIQKANQWFNRHGSKAVLLCRLVPGVRTLISLPAGMNHMAMIPFLVYSTIGTTLWVVFLTAAGYFLGKNYPLVEEYLAPVSKIALLALVIWFILWIIRKRNRRYE
- the ahcY gene encoding adenosylhomocysteinase, producing MVATPVQQKYDIKDISLAPIGKQRIEWAGREMPVLRQLAERYAIEKPFAGLRLVACCHVTTETANLAIALKAGGADALLIASNPLSTQDDVAACLVADYGIPVYAIKGEDNDTYHRHVQIALDHKPQIIIDDGCDVVATLVKERSHQLPDIIGTTEETTTGIVRLQAMLKAGVLSFPAMNVNDAETKHFFDNRYGTGQSTLDGIIRATNILLAGKTVVVAGYGWCGKGVAMRAKGLGSNVIVTEINAVRAIEAAMDGFRVMPMDEAAKEGDIFITVTGNKHVIRAEHFDLMKDGAIVSNSGHFDIEIDLQALGAKADNVKEVRNFTQQYRLKSGKSVVVIGEGRLVNLAAAEGHPSAVMDMSFANQAIGVEYLVKNQGKLAPGIYSIPYELDQEIARLKLQAMGIEIDTLTEAQLEYINSWTSGT